In Leucoraja erinacea ecotype New England chromosome 28, Leri_hhj_1, whole genome shotgun sequence, the following are encoded in one genomic region:
- the LOC129710670 gene encoding schlafen family member 13-like — protein MALENIRLMETPYPDLVLDAGTVDFGETHRNNMKNNSLKKAQCRKIVISVCALLNSGGGIVHVKVGNKDYNQKTDAIGSDIEQKVYDLVTDPSFVEFTQQGSTMMIFVQSWSNSINEGRNLPRLCSIATKVYRRTGTQCIQLRPLQVEDLFRKQSTPSRSSDEEDSGSSNGPAAKRPCSIPNYGNTESSFDMLDQKEFQYGDVFHFGESAHIEFKDFSGENTSERIKKAIPLIMSSFANANGGFILIGVTDKRKVVGCRLEEPDRFISDIIGKKLKIVHNCSSPRDNIEYRLNVASVIKGSEVVGSLIMLYVKQSCCVVFADNPDSWTVDNDHVKTMEPTKWAEMLLAKDPEMKKSGMNFKNELSVTASPPRCKPVFSVGGDNSLDKMVQKFYKDDCKSFCGIKTFPDTVYKELFRGHPGLEHLLPGMKPGGRNGILIFSRSWAVDINLPKHNGVICDALLLATGGAPLLYTIVKEEDEAITEYSRNTAMCIKQKLVNVGGYAGKLCVIPNILHYVDPEMAKHGNASSQQQTENVLQVWYPSSYEDLTKDDVTKLLKAVTIVLLHFTSVLSDRIGSEFLNLLSFQQFQILHSKHDIENCKKLFIHGLPGTGKTVMAEHLVRRIINTFHCTRDEVLYICENSPLQIFMSRRLDCMCVTRTTFMKDEFPNVKHIVVDEAQNFRNENGGSWYNMARSLRTNKETHPNGPGVFWIFIDHFQTAHIFPTGLPTIDDQDPKEELTIVVRNAKKIHNVVLENVIKTLKSRIEGSGFLKRLAQSTICNHSIAGEAEINNEMTQMEIVNHIAEQIQSYIKEGYAPEDIAILCSNNNECENYHKLLHVKLEQQIVKAENILENAIVLDSLRRFSGLERTIVFAINPVPHSSQSELTPNIVVCVASRARTKLHIFYKVPFWLNAK, from the exons ATGGCTCTTGAGAACATTCGACTGATGGAGACCCCGTATCCGGACCTGGTGCTGGATGCAGGCACTGTAGACTTTGGGGAAACGCATAGGAATAACATGAAAAATAACTCCTTGAAAAAGGCGCAGTGCAGAAAGATAGTTATATCAGTATGTGCGCTTTTAAATTCTGGTGGGGGAATCGTTCATGTGAAAGTGGGGAATAAGGATTACAACCAGAAAACGGATGCAATTGGATCAGATATAGAACAAAAAGTTTACGATTTGGTCACGGACCCGTCATTCGTTGAATTCACGCAGCAAGGTAGCACCATGATGATTTTTGTGCAGTCGTGGTCCAATAGCATTAATGAAGGAAGGAATTTGCCGCGGTTGTGTTCTATAGCAACTAAAGTTTACCGTAGGACAGGCACTCAGTGTATTCAATTAAGACCCCTTCAAGTGGAGGATTTATTTAGAAAACAATCCACTCCATCCCGAAGTAGTGATGAAGAAGATTCAGGTTCTAGTAATGGCCCAGCAGCAAAAAGGCCTTGTTCAATCCCTAACTATGGGAATACTGAGTCATCTTTTGATATGTTAGATCAAAAAGAATTTCAATATGGTGACGTTTTTCATTTCGGTGAGTCTGCACACATTGAATTTAAAGATTTTTCAGGGGAAAATACCTCAGAAAGGATAAAGAAAGCAATTCCATTAATAATGTCTTCCTTTGCAAATGCAAATGGTGGGTTTATATTGATAGGTGTCACTGATAAGAGGAAAGTTGTTGGATGTAGGCTTGAAGAACCTGATAGATTTATATCCGACATTATTGGAAAAAAACTCAAGATTGTGCATAATTGTTCCTCTCCAAGGGACAACATTGAATACAGACTTAATGTTGCCAGTGTTATTAAGGGATCAGAAGTGGTTGGCTCTTTGATAATGTTATATGTGAAGCAGTCCTGCTGTGTAGTGTTTGCTGACAATCCTGACAGCTGGACCGTAGACAATGACCACGTTAAGACAATGGAACCTACTAAATGGGCTGAGATGTTGTTGGCTAAAGATCCTG AGATGAAAAAATCGGGTATGAATTTTAAGAATGAATTAAGTGTGACTGCATCACCACCAAGGTGTAAGCCTGTGTTTTCAGTTGGAGGTGATAACTCTTTGGACAAGATGGTACAAAAGTTCTATAAAG ATGACTGTAAATCCTTTTGTGGAATTAAAACATTTCCAGACACAGTCTATAAGGAACTATTTCGTGGTCATCCAGGTTTGGAACACCTGCTCCCTGGAATGAAACCTGGAGGAAGAAATGGGATTCTGATATTCTCCAGAAGCTGGGCTGTTGATATAAACTTACCAAAGCACAATGGTGTAATATGTGATGCCCTGCTCCTGGCCACGGGTGGTGCTCCACTGCTCTATACTATTGTCAAAGAAGAAGATGAGGCAATAACTGAGTATTCACGAAACACAGCCATGTGCATCAAACAAAAGCTGGTGAATGTGGGTGGATATGCAGGAAAACTCTGTGTCATTCCTAATATCCTTCACTATGTAGACCCTGAAATGGCTAAACATGGTAATGCAAGCAGTCAGCAGCAGACTGAGAATGTGTTACAAGTTTGGTACCCATCAAGTTATGAAGACTTAACAAAAGATGACGTCACAAAATTGCTGAAAGCAGTCACCATTGTCCTTCTACATTTCACGTCTGTCCTAAGTGATAGGATTGGCAGTGAATTTCTCAATCTACTATCATTCCAGCAATTTCAGATCCTTCATTCAAAACACGACATTGAGAACTGTAAAAAACTGTTTATACATGGTCTTCCTGGAACTGGCAAAACAGTTATGGCTGAACATCTCGTCAGAAGAATTATCAACACCTTCCACTGTACAAGAGATGAAGTTCTTTACATTTGTGAAAATAGTCCGTTGCAGATATTTATGAG CCGAAGATTGGATTGTATGTGTGTAACAAGGACAACGTTTATGAAAGATgagtttccaaatgtgaaacaTATCGTCGTTGATGAGGCGCAAAACTTCCGCAATGAAAATGGTGGCAGCTGGTATAATATGGCTCGGTCTCTCAGAACAAACAAAGAAACGCATCCTAATGGACCAGGAGTCTTCTGGATTTTCATAGATCATTTCCAAACTGCCCACATTTTTCCAACTGGATTACCCACAATTGATGATCAGGATCCGAAAGAGGAGTTGACTATAGTGGTTCGGAATGCAAAGAAAATACACAATGTTGTCCTTGAAAATGTCATTAAGACTTTAAAATCTAGGATAGAAGGATCTGGATTTCTGAAAAGGTTAGCTCAAAGTACCATATGCAATCACTCAATTGCTGGGGAGGCTGAAATAAATAATGAAATGACACAAATGGAGATTGTCAACCACATAGCAGAGCAAATACAATCGTACATTAAGGAAGGCTATGCACCTGAAGATATAGCCATCCTGTGTAGTAATAACAATGAATGTGAAAATTACCATAAGTTACT